A window of the Cucurbita pepo subsp. pepo cultivar mu-cu-16 chromosome LG01, ASM280686v2, whole genome shotgun sequence genome harbors these coding sequences:
- the LOC111810775 gene encoding protein NETWORKED 4A-like gives MENSELKKLKPLWPEDDIQNRSKWLSNNLEEMTRNVEQMLKAMKENSDNFPKSADMDSQVEEFSRLYQSLVENVLSPELQLQVPVYSDCGSPRGTPELSLNQKQDFNMSSNRGLDVSFDSGGGSSSLSLKDGSESSSSSSSSDSELESVDNHYAVSRDQRDGQGQKKKLLELQTELPSKIRGALWGDEEDKVNYDELYERITRLEEELKVSNIKLQSSENEVARLKSEVEKNETAILLSEGLQAQLESAEKDKQQMETDLQVEKRRVLELERQIEQLETWSLESNSKIERLSGEIETCKEIIKSSDDKTTRLTHELETTKSDHHFRIKELETAFQVSQERFHAEKEQMQIDILRQVEADKTEMRALHNAHETALQNEISQLKEELFSRSESLAALNRTHDELKLKYDMLMAEKDDISAMVNTLLADKESRKSQVHELEDHLQILQAEKEGLIARSESQNKQIDDLKSKLSELQEEVKIQKTMLEDGAKGKKEAIRQLCFSLEHYRSGYQELREAFIEHKPRPALSALVGCL, from the exons ATGGAAAATTCGGAATTGAAGAAGCTGAAACCGTTGTGGCCAGAGGATGACATTCAGAACAGATCTAAATGGCTATCAAATAATCTTGAAG AAATGACTCGGAATGTTGAGCAGATGCTGAAGGCGATGAAAGAAAATAGTGATAATTTTCCGAAAAGTGCTGATATGGATTCTCAAGTTGAGGAGTTCTCTCGCTTGTATCAATCGTTGGTTGAAAACGTGTTATCGCCGGAGCTACAATTGCAGGTACCTGTTTATTCTGATTGTGGATCTCCTCGAGGCACTCCAGAATTAAGTTTGAACCAAAAACAGGATTTCAATATGTCCAGCAATAGAGGTTTGGATGTCTCTTTTGACTCAGGTGGTGGTAGCTCCAGCCTTTCTCTGAAGGACGGAAGtgaatcttcttcttcttcttcttcatcggaCTCTGAATTAGAATCTGTCGACAATCACTATGCGGTTTCACGTGATCAAAGAGATGGTCAAGGGCAGAAGAAAAAACTTCTTGAGCTACAAACTGAGCTTCCTTCTAAAATTAGAGGGGCATTATGGGGGGATGAGGAAGACAAGGTAAATTATGATGAGTTGTACGAAAGAATCACCAGGCTTGAGGAAGAACTAAAAGTTTCAAATATAAAGCTTCAGTCGTCTGAGAATGAGGTAGCTAGATTAAAGAGTGAGgttgagaagaatgaaacagcAATTTTGCTATCAGAAGGCTTGCAGGCTCAGCTTGAGTCAGCTGAAAAAGACAAGCAACAAATGGAGACCGATCTCCAGGTAGAAAAAAGGCGAGTTCTGGAGCTGGAACGTCAAATAGAACAATTGGAAACTTGGAGCTTAGAATCTAATTCCAAAATTGAGAGATTGAGTGGAGAGATAGAAACGTGCAAAGAAATTATCAAGAGTTCAGATGACAAGACCACAAGGCTTACGCATGAACTCGAAACTACAAAATCTGACCACCATTTTCGGATCAAGGAATTAGAAACTGCTTTTCAAGTTTCACAGGAGCGATTCCATGCTGAGAAAGAACAGATGCAGATAGATATTCTCAGACAAGTTGAAGCTGATAAAACTGAAATGAGAGCCCTCCACAACGCTCACGAGACAGCTTTGCAAAACGAGATTAGTCAGTTAAAGGAAGAACTTTTTTCAAGAAGCGAAAGTTTGGCAGCCTTGAATAGAACCCACGACGAACTAAAGCTCAAATATGATATGCTAATGGCTGAGAAAGATGACATAAGTGCCATGGTTAACACACTTCTAGCAGATAAAGAATCCAGAAAATCTCAGGTCCATGAATTGGAGGATCACCTTCAAATTCTCCAAGCAGAGAAGGAGGGTTTGATTGCAAGATCTGAAAGCCAGAACAAACAAATTGATGATTTGAAATCGAAACTCTCAGAGTTGCAGGAAGAagtgaaaattcaaaaaactaTGTTAGAGGATGGGGCTAAGGGGAAAAAGGAGGCCATAAGGCAGCTCTGTTTCTCGTTGGAGCACTACAGAAGTGGCTATCAAGAGCTTCGTGAAGCATTCATTGAGCACAAGCCGCGTCCAGCACTCTCTGCGTTGGTCGGTTGCCTGTAA
- the LOC111810741 gene encoding thioredoxin H4-1-like isoform X1, with translation MLNQRYPEVFSSDQEDYAEVQNVDSKNVHLIGSMEKWEAKLLEATRDGKIVIANFSASWSRPCKSMTPAYCELADKYTSMVFLAIDVDELAELSKSWDIKATPTFVFFKDGRQVDKLVGADKSDLQQKITAMDESHPFYASGWT, from the exons ATGCTGAATCAACGCTATCCCGAG GTTTTCAGTAGTGATCAAGAAGACTATGCTGAAGTCCAGAATGTTGATAGCAAAAACGTACATCTCATTGGATCGATGGAGAAGTGGGAGGCGAAGCTTTTGGAAGCGACCAGAGATGGCAAGATT GTCATTGCGAATTTCAGTGCATCATGGAGTAGACCTTGTAAGTCCATGACGCCAGCATATTGTGAGCTTGCTGATAAGTATACTTCCATGGTGTTTTTGGCCATTGATGTCGATGAGCTAGCT GAGCTCAGTAAATCATGGGATATCAAAGCCACTCCAACATTCGTGTTCTTTAAAGATGGTCGCCAAGTAGATAAATTAGTAGGAGCTGACAAGTCAGATCTGCAACAGAAGATAACTGCAATGGATGAATCG CACCCGTTCTACGCCTCCGGTTGGACCTGA
- the LOC111810741 gene encoding thioredoxin H4-1-like isoform X2 → MGNCWTKVFSSDQEDYAEVQNVDSKNVHLIGSMEKWEAKLLEATRDGKIVIANFSASWSRPCKSMTPAYCELADKYTSMVFLAIDVDELAELSKSWDIKATPTFVFFKDGRQVDKLVGADKSDLQQKITAMDESHPFYASGWT, encoded by the exons atggGAAACTGCTGGACTAAG GTTTTCAGTAGTGATCAAGAAGACTATGCTGAAGTCCAGAATGTTGATAGCAAAAACGTACATCTCATTGGATCGATGGAGAAGTGGGAGGCGAAGCTTTTGGAAGCGACCAGAGATGGCAAGATT GTCATTGCGAATTTCAGTGCATCATGGAGTAGACCTTGTAAGTCCATGACGCCAGCATATTGTGAGCTTGCTGATAAGTATACTTCCATGGTGTTTTTGGCCATTGATGTCGATGAGCTAGCT GAGCTCAGTAAATCATGGGATATCAAAGCCACTCCAACATTCGTGTTCTTTAAAGATGGTCGCCAAGTAGATAAATTAGTAGGAGCTGACAAGTCAGATCTGCAACAGAAGATAACTGCAATGGATGAATCG CACCCGTTCTACGCCTCCGGTTGGACCTGA